Proteins found in one Vicia villosa cultivar HV-30 ecotype Madison, WI unplaced genomic scaffold, Vvil1.0 ctg.000122F_1_1, whole genome shotgun sequence genomic segment:
- the LOC131624444 gene encoding uncharacterized protein LOC131624444 has product MIPNAQNPFLVSRRMGHIEKRETHQIIPATNRFYSLSTVHRLSLYHFTLPLLERETKHRRSDMATPESNLDPNPFLEEQPWILLIFLQTGQPVDTDLDSLYSRCSFFDAFADFVRYVSSLPHSRNGLLNPSDEVAFAIAWFFSFLSRKRKSVLTLTEGGGDAQRFAIGDKVPETFLKRTCVLAQRGNLPHFSGPSPVVPVNNLGGLKSQTSSTKLADHKELISLLQNFMQCATSSSMKLLSKTLEPCFTAPIANVLKGEIDNNELRWYAYCMFKSLACLHKQVIFPICN; this is encoded by the exons ATGATCCCTAATGCACAAAATCCATTTCTAGTTTCTAGAAGAATGGGCCACATTGAGAAGCGGGAAACACATCAAATAATTCCCGCTACTAACCGTTTTTACTCTCTCTCAACAGTTCACAGACTCTCTCTCTACCACTTCACACTCCCACTTTTAGAGAGAGAAACCAAACACCGTAGATCTGACATGGCGACGCCGGAATCAAACCTCGATCCAAACCCCTTCCTCGAAGAACAACCATGGATCCTCCTAATCTTCCTTCAGACCGGTCAACCAGTCGACACAGACTTAGACTCTTTATATTCCCGTTGCAGTTTCTTCGATGCTTTCGCCGATTTCGTCCGTTACGTATCATCTCTCCCTCATTCTCGTAACGGTCTCCTTAATCCTTCCGATGAAGTTGCTTTTGCAATCGCTTGGTTTTTCTCGTTTCTGTCAAGAAAACGCAAATCGGTTTTAACACTCACTGAAG GGGGAGGAGATGCGCAACGATTTGCAATTGGCGACAAAGTTCCAGAAACTTTCCTCAAG CGCACTTGCGTGCTTGCACAAAGAGGTAATCTGCCCCACTTTTCTGGTCCTTCCCCTGTGGTGCCAGTCAATAATCTTGGAGGACTCAAGTCTCAAACATCCAGTACAAAGTTGGCAGATCACAAGGAGCTTATCAGTCTTTTGCAGAATTTTATGCAATGTGCAACCAGTAGTTCAATGAAGTTATTAAGCAAAACACTAGAGCCATGTTTCACTGCCCCCATTGCAAAC GTTTTGAAAGGAGAAATTGATAACAACGAGCTTCGTTGGTATGCGTATTGCATGTTCAAGTCACTGGCTTGCTTGCACAAACAGGTAATCTTCCCTATTTGCAACTAA